One Acidimicrobiia bacterium DNA window includes the following coding sequences:
- a CDS encoding response regulator transcription factor, which produces MRVLLVEDDESIAESLIAGLERERFMVTWVTTGGGALAEAHEGFDLVLLDLGLPDLDGLDVCRALRQASDVPIIVLTARDTETDRVVGLELGADDYLGKPFGFRELLARIRAVLRRRGPSDHREHPDRLECGPIAVDLRTHEARVEGTAVDLTPKEFDLLCYLIEDPGAIRTRQGILEEVWDRNWFGPTKTLDVHIASLRRKLGDPTLIETVRGVGFRARPSEPLP; this is translated from the coding sequence ATGAGGGTCTTACTCGTTGAGGACGACGAGTCCATCGCCGAATCGTTGATCGCGGGCCTGGAGCGCGAGCGCTTCATGGTTACCTGGGTGACTACCGGCGGTGGGGCCCTTGCGGAGGCCCACGAAGGGTTCGACTTGGTGTTGCTCGACCTCGGCCTGCCCGACCTCGATGGCCTAGACGTCTGCCGCGCGTTGCGCCAAGCCAGCGACGTACCCATCATCGTGTTGACCGCCCGAGACACGGAAACAGATCGAGTGGTCGGGCTTGAATTGGGAGCCGACGACTACCTGGGAAAACCCTTCGGATTCCGCGAGTTGCTCGCCCGCATTCGTGCCGTCCTGCGGCGTCGGGGACCGTCGGACCACCGCGAACACCCGGATCGGCTCGAGTGTGGGCCCATCGCCGTAGACCTGCGCACCCACGAAGCCCGGGTGGAAGGCACCGCCGTGGACCTCACCCCTAAGGAGTTCGACCTCCTCTGCTATCTCATCGAAGACCCTGGGGCCATCCGCACGCGCCAAGGAATCCTCGAGGAGGTCTGGGACCGTAATTGGTTTGGCCCCACCAAGACCCTCGACGTCCACATCGCTTCGCTGCGCCGCAAACTTGGTGATCCGACGCTGATCGAAACGGTTCGGGGCGTGGGGTTCCGGGCCCGACCGAGCGAACCGTTGCCATGA